A genome region from Phoenix dactylifera cultivar Barhee BC4 unplaced genomic scaffold, palm_55x_up_171113_PBpolish2nd_filt_p 001283F, whole genome shotgun sequence includes the following:
- the LOC103695967 gene encoding protein LIFEGUARD 2-like yields MWNHPPYWKDRDVESGPQALYPTMLESPELRWAFIRKIYAILTVQMLLTVAVAAVVVSVRPISHFFVSSGAGLGLYIFLIILPFIVLCPLYYYYQTHPVNYLLLGVFTVSLSFVVGLTCAFTSGKVILESVILTAVVVVSLTLYTFWAARRGHDFSFLGPFLFAAVMILIVFALIQILFPLGRISVMIYGGLAAIIFCGYIIYDTDNLIKRYSYDQYIWAAVALYIDIINLFLSLLTLFRAAES; encoded by the exons ATGTGGAACCACCCGCCATATTGGAAGGACAGGGACGTGGAATCCGGTCCCCAGGCACTGTACCCGACGATGCTGGAGAGCCCGGAGCTCCGGTGGGCGTTCATCCGGAAGATCTACGCCATCCTGACCGTCCAGATGCTGCTCACCGTCGCAGTCGCCGCCGTCGTCGTCTCTGTTCGCCCCATCTCCCACTTCTTTGTCTCCTCCGGAGCCGGCCTCGGCCTCTATATCTTTCTTATTATTCTCCCGTTCATCG TATTGTGCCCTCTGTATTACTACTATCAGACGCACCCGGTGAATTATCTACTCCTTGGAGTTTTTACAGTGTCTCTTAGCTTTGTAGTAGGATTGACGTGCGCCTTCACAAGCG GAAAGGTTATTCTTGAGTCTGTTATCCTTACGGCGGTGGTCGTCGTGAGTCTCACTTTGTACACCTTTTGGGCGGCGAGGAGAGGCCATGACTTCAGCTTCCTTGGGCCTTTCCTGTTTGCTGCAGTGATGATCTTGATCGTATTTGCCCTCATCCAG ATCCTGTTTCCATTGGGGAGGATCTCAGTCATGATCTATGGAGGACTGGCTGCGATTATCTTCTGTGGATACATCATCTATGATACTGATAACTTGATAAAACGCTACTCCTATGATCAATATATTTGGGCTGCTGTTGCTCTGTACATCGACATCATCAACCTGTTCCTTTCTTTGCTCACTCTTTTCAGAGCGGCTGAAAGTTGA